GGATGACCATCAGCGACTGTTCGCGCGCCTGCTCGACGATTCGCAATGGACAGGCCTCGAACGGCCAGCGGCAACCGGCGCCGGCAAATCCGGAACGGCACCGGCCGCGAAGGCTGCCGGCCGGCGCAAGCGCGCCTGATTGATCGTTGACGAAGCGTATTCGTGGCCTGCCCAAAGTCGCGCCTGCGGCAAATGGGCCATGCCTGCATTTTCGAACTTTACAAACCGACTGGTCGGTTTTATGTATGCCGGCACTGAGGCAGCCCGAAGCTTCGGCGATGGCCCCAACGAAGTCGAGGGTTGGCAATGGTGAGCGCCGCAGCCGTGTCCCGTCCCAGACGCGGTTGCGGTCGCCGCCGTACTGAACAGTGCCAAGAGGAGTCTGGAATGAATCGCTCGATCGCCGTGCGCGGTCTGGGAACGCTGGTGCTTTGCGTTAACCTGGGCGGCTGCGCCTCGGTCTCGCCGGTGCCCTATTCGGAGCTCGCCTCATCGGCCTACATGGCTCCGGACAAGTCGGACGTCTCCGGACGCATGCCCTATCGCTATTCCACGCCGGTCGACTGGCGCGCCTATAACAAGGTGATCCTCGATCCCGTCGTGGTCTATCGCGGGCGCGATCACCAGTTCGGAGACATATCCGAGAAGGACAAGGCGACGCTCGCTGCCTACATGCACAACTGTTTCGCCGACCGGCTGCGCAGCCGCCTCGCGTTGGTGCGCGAGCGCGGACCAAACACGCTGCGGGTCAGGCTGACGCTCACCGGCGCCGTCGCCAACACGCCGGTGCTCGGCACGCTGTCGCGCTTTGACATGGCCGGCGCGATCTACAACGGCGTGCAGGCCGCTCGCGACGGCGAGGGGACGATGACCGGCTCGGTCATCTACGGCGTCGAGATCTTCGACGCGACGAATTCGCGGCTGCTCTCGGCCTACGTCACCAAGCAATACCCAGCTGCCTACGACATCAAAGCCACCGCCGGCGCGCTCGCGGCCGCCACGGCCGGCATCGACAAGGGCGCCGACGCGCTGATGGCGCAGTTGAACTGACGCCGCGATCCATCCAACGAAAGGTGCTGTTGATGAACATTCTCCTTCGCTTCGTGCTGCGCATCGCAATCACGATCGTGATGCTGGCGTTCGGCGGCCGCGCCGGCGCCGTCACGCCGGCAGATCCGAGCGGCACATGGCTGGTCGAGGACGGCCGCGCCCGCATTCGCCTCGAGCGCTGCGGGCCGTCGCGCGAGCGCCTGTGCGGCTTCATTGTCTGGATGAAGGAGCCGGCCGACAAGCGCGGCCAGCCCTACCGCGACAGCCAGAATCCGGATCCGGACAAGCGCGCCCGCATGCTGCTCGGCCACCAGCTCATCATGGGCTTGCAGGCGACGCCGGAGGGGCGGTTTGCCGGCGAGATCTACAATGCCGAGGACGGCAAGTTCTATTCAGTCTCGCTCTGGCGTGAATCCACCGATCGCCTGAAGCTGAAAGGCTGCCTGATAAAATTCCTGTGCCAGACCCAGACCTGGCAGCAGACCCTCGACGTCGTGCCTGGCCAGCTCGTCGGCCTGACCGGCGATCTCAACGGCCCGCGCGCCGACAAGGAATGGGCGACAGTGCCCGCCCTGAAGCCGATCCCGGCGAAAGCGAAGTAACCGTCAGGATGTCCGCAGCGCCCGCCGCAATTCGTCGAGCGCCTCTGCAAGCTGCTCGCGGTGTGCGATGTCGTCCTTGGGGAGGCCAGCGACGCTGCCGGCGAGCTCACGCAGGATACCGGCGAGCAAGCCGAAATTGAGGTGCAGGTGCACCGATTTGCGTTCGTCGGCGGCGCCCGGATGTTGCAGCACCAGCGCAACGCCGCTGCCGTCGAGCCGCGCCTCGAACCGCGATGAATGCTCGAAGGTGCCGACATAGAACTTGTCGGGATATTCGAGCGCGACCTCCGCCTTGTCGGGAACCGGCCTGGACATCTGAACCTCGTCGATATTGATCAATTGTAGCCGGGAATAAACCGGGCCGCCTTGCGATAGGTCAGAGGCGGCTTTCGGAATTGATCCGGATCAAAGCCAGGCCGCCGCTTCTGCGATCGAATGGCAACTGGCGACGCGGCACCGCGCGTTCAGCGCCTTTCAGCTGTGAGACGATCGATGGACATCCAGGCCACGAACATCCCTGCGGTTGACGATAGCGGATCCGAATTTGCCGGCCTCGAGCCGCCGCCCGATGCAGGCGTGCAGCGCTGTCTGCAATTGCTTGTTGATGCAGGTTTGCGCCCGACGCGCCAGCGCCTGGCGCTTGGCCGATTGCTCTTCCTGCGCGGGCACCGTCATGTCACCGCCGAGAGCCTGTTCGAAGAAGCGATGGCGGCGAGCGCCTATCTGTCGCTCGCGACCGTCTACAACACGCTGAACCAGTTCACCGAGGCCGGCCTGCTGCGCCGGATCGCCGCCGACGGCATCAAGTCGTTCTTCGACACCGACACATCGGTGCATCCGCATTTCTATCTCGAAGGCGAGGATGTGCTGGTCGACGTCGCCGAAGGCCTCGCCTTCACCAGGATTCCCGAAGCGCTTCCCGGCCACGAGATCGCGCGGCTCGACGTCATCGTTCATCTGCGCCGCAAGCGAACCTAGTGCTGTCACGCGAGCCGGGCGCGGCTCATCGCAACCCGGCGCGCCGGAAGCCT
The sequence above is drawn from the Bradyrhizobium amphicarpaeae genome and encodes:
- a CDS encoding DUF3313 domain-containing protein, yielding MNRSIAVRGLGTLVLCVNLGGCASVSPVPYSELASSAYMAPDKSDVSGRMPYRYSTPVDWRAYNKVILDPVVVYRGRDHQFGDISEKDKATLAAYMHNCFADRLRSRLALVRERGPNTLRVRLTLTGAVANTPVLGTLSRFDMAGAIYNGVQAARDGEGTMTGSVIYGVEIFDATNSRLLSAYVTKQYPAAYDIKATAGALAAATAGIDKGADALMAQLN
- the irr gene encoding Fur family transcriptional regulator Irr, translating into MDIQATNIPAVDDSGSEFAGLEPPPDAGVQRCLQLLVDAGLRPTRQRLALGRLLFLRGHRHVTAESLFEEAMAASAYLSLATVYNTLNQFTEAGLLRRIAADGIKSFFDTDTSVHPHFYLEGEDVLVDVAEGLAFTRIPEALPGHEIARLDVIVHLRRKRT
- a CDS encoding DUF2147 domain-containing protein, producing MNILLRFVLRIAITIVMLAFGGRAGAVTPADPSGTWLVEDGRARIRLERCGPSRERLCGFIVWMKEPADKRGQPYRDSQNPDPDKRARMLLGHQLIMGLQATPEGRFAGEIYNAEDGKFYSVSLWRESTDRLKLKGCLIKFLCQTQTWQQTLDVVPGQLVGLTGDLNGPRADKEWATVPALKPIPAKAK